GCATGGGGAGAATACTTTCAAAAACTTCATAAAGACTTAGGCAAAAACACCAATAGAGACTATTATTTTTTAATTATCAACAAAAACGATCCTAAAGATATTTTTATCAATTCCTTAAAAGGTATTCAAACCCTCCAACCTAATGGCAATAACTTACCCTTTCAATGCAAGTGGGATAACAACAGAGAAATCATTCAAAGAGACTTTGATGGGAGTAAAAATTTTATTTTAAGCACTCTAGCTAAAAGCGTTGAGTTACGATCCAGTATTTATTTAAAATTCAAAGAATTTTTTGGAGGGTTTTTTGTATAAATTGGATGTTAAAACTTTAGGGCAGGTTTTCACTCCTAAAAATATAGTGGATTTCATGCTCACTCTAAAGCACAATCATGGGAGTGTTTTAGAGCCAAGCGCGGGCGATGGGAGCTTTTTAAAGCGCTTAAAAAAGGCTGTAGGGGTTGAAATCGATCCTAAAATCTGCCCTAAAAATGCCCTTTGCATGGACTTTTTTGACTACCCTTTAGAAAATCAATTTGACACCATTATTGGTAACCCGCCCTATGTCAAGCACAAGGATATTGCACCAAGCACTAAAGAAAAACTCAATTACAGCCTTTTTGATGAAAGGAGTAATCTATATTTGTTTTTCATAGAAAAAGCGATCAAGCATTTAAAACCTAAAGGCGAATTGATTTTCATCACCCCAAGGGATTTTTTAAAATCCACTTCTAGCGTGAAATTAAACGAATTGATTTACAAAGAAGGCACAATAACGCATTTTTTTGAATTAGGCGATCAAAAGGTTTTCCCAAACGCCATGCCTAATTGCGTGATTTTTCGTTTTTGTAAGCGCGATTTCAGTAGAATCACCAACGATTGTTTGCAATTCGTGTGCAAAAAAGGCATTTTATATTTCCTCAATCAATCTTACACGCAAAAATTAAGCGAGGTTTTTCAGGTTAAAGTGGGGGCAGTGAGCGGGTGCGATAAAATTTTTAAAAATGAAAAATACGGGAATTTAGAATTTGTCACCTCAATCACGAAAAGAACCAATGTTTTAGAAAAAATGGTTTTTGTCAATCAGCCTAATGATTA
This region of Helicobacter pylori genomic DNA includes:
- a CDS encoding class I SAM-dependent methyltransferase gives rise to the protein MEGFLYKLDVKTLGQVFTPKNIVDFMLTLKHNHGSVLEPSAGDGSFLKRLKKAVGVEIDPKICPKNALCMDFFDYPLENQFDTIIGNPPYVKHKDIAPSTKEKLNYSLFDERSNLYLFFIEKAIKHLKPKGELIFITPRDFLKSTSSVKLNELIYKEGTITHFFELGDQKVFPNAMPNCVIFRFCKRDFSRITNDCLQFVCKKGILYFLNQSYTQKLSEVFQVKVGAVSGCDKIFKNEKYGNLEFVTSITKRTNVLEKMVFVNQPNDYLLQHKDSLMQRKIKKFNENNWYKWGRMHHISPKKRIYVNTKTRQKNPFFIHQCPNYDGSILALFPYNQNLDLQNLCDKLNAINWQELGFVCDGRFLFSQRSLENTLLPKDFLNEDQTC